Genomic window (Deinobacterium chartae):
ATGTAGCGCACGGCTCACCCGAGCCGCAAAAGCCCCGTTCTCTTGAGGCAACCCGCATGCTTTCGCAAGCTGAGGGTCCTAAGGTAAGAAGACCATGACCACCTCCTTCCCTGCCGGTGTCCAACTGGGGCTGGTCTGCATCACCCGCTCCGACTCGGTGCGCTTCCGGACCCTCACCCGCACCCGCTACCTCGCCCTTCCCGAAGAAGAACGCTTTCCCAGGCTGCAAGCCCTGTACGCCGAGAACCTGCGGCGGCTCTACCGCGCGCTGGATTTCTGTGCCGAGAACGATATCCACCTGTACCGCATGAGCAGCGACCTGTTTCCGCTGGCCGACCTCGAGGGCAGCGTGGGCCTCGAGGTGCTGACCGAACTGCAGCCCGCGCTGGCGGGCATCGGTCCGCGCGCCGAGGAGTTGGGTATTCGGCTGGTGATTCATCCCGAACAGTTCATCGTGCTGTCCTCGGACTCCCCGGACGTGGTGGCACGCTCGATCAAGGCCCTCGAGATCTTCGGGCACAGCTTTGACCTGATGGGCTTGCCGCGCAGCGCGTGGTCACCGATCATCGTGCACGGGGGCAAGTCCGGCCGCGCAGAACGCCTGGGCGAGGTGATCCGTACCCGCCTGCCCGAAACGGTGCGGGCCCGTCTCGCCCTCGAGAACGACGAGTACGCCTACGGGCCCCAGGAGATCCTCGAGGTGTGCCGGTCTACCGGGGTTCCCTTCGTGTACGACGCGCACCATCACGCGGTCTCGGCGCGGCTGGGATCGTACGAGGACCCTGCGGTGCGGCACTTTACCGAGGCAGCCCGGGCGACCTGGCCGCAACCCGAGTGGCAGGTGGTGCACCTGTCCAACGGTCGCGAGTCGTTCAACGACCGCCGCCACAGCGACTTCATCTCGCTGATGCCGAGCGCTTTTTTCGATGTGCCCTGGATCGAGCTCGAGGCCAAAGCCAAAGACGAGGCCATCGCGCTGTTGCGCGCCGGTCAGCTGGGAGGCTGAGCCTTCGGCGGCGCGGGCTTTGTGTGCCGCCGCACAGGGATGCACGGAATTGTGATCTAAAATTATGCTATGAACAAAACGATGGCCCTCCGTGCGCACCCGAACCCGCCCTCCCGCGACGCGCGCCCGGCCGAACTGATCGAGCGTTACTACCAGCAGCGCCTCGACGAACTGCGTGAGCGCCACGCCCGCGAGATCGAACGCCTCGAGCAACAGCGCGACCAAGCCACCCGCACGCTCGAGGAGGCCACCGCCCACGGCCCGCGTACCCAGAGCTTCGAACGTCTGCTGCTACAGGCCCTCAAGGAAGCCGAAGCCTACCTGGGCACCACCCGCCGCCGCGATCTCTCCAACCTCTCGAGTGCAGCGTTGCAGGGCATTTTTGAACAGATCGGCCGCAGCAACCCGCACTCGGCCAGCGCCGTGATCGCCGCCATTCCCCTGGGAGCGCAACGTGCGCTTGGCATCGAACTGCACCAACGCTGGCTGCAAAGCCGTGAACGCCAGCGCCGCCAGCCCTTTCCCTACAAGGCGGCCCTGTGAAGCCTGCGCGTCCGCTGACCCGCCCCGCGCCGCCGCTCGAGGTCGGCGACGTGTTCCGCAGCCCCGACGGCGAGCTACACCGTGTCACCCGCACCCGCCGGCACGGGCAGCTGCTCACACTCGAGGCTGAAAGCTACCGCTCCGGCCAGGTGCGGAAACTGACCCTCAACCTGCTCGAAGGACACGAGGCTGGCGCCGCTTGAACGGGAAAATACCAAAGAAGCAGGCC
Coding sequences:
- the uvsE gene encoding UV DNA damage repair endonuclease UvsE, which codes for MTTSFPAGVQLGLVCITRSDSVRFRTLTRTRYLALPEEERFPRLQALYAENLRRLYRALDFCAENDIHLYRMSSDLFPLADLEGSVGLEVLTELQPALAGIGPRAEELGIRLVIHPEQFIVLSSDSPDVVARSIKALEIFGHSFDLMGLPRSAWSPIIVHGGKSGRAERLGEVIRTRLPETVRARLALENDEYAYGPQEILEVCRSTGVPFVYDAHHHAVSARLGSYEDPAVRHFTEAARATWPQPEWQVVHLSNGRESFNDRRHSDFISLMPSAFFDVPWIELEAKAKDEAIALLRAGQLGG